A region from the Lentisphaera profundi genome encodes:
- a CDS encoding FixH family protein yields the protein MKEQKKNTWWKFFPVVTLVSFIIYILSLVAMTSGKTPEHVEKNYYQKDIESNAILAEYANANRLESPAEFKVDHKAQQLSFLAPKITEGTLLFSRPSDSKADKQLEFTGPIELAMTDFISGKWKVEVLWTDGQQNYRIRKDFFVE from the coding sequence ATGAAAGAGCAGAAAAAAAATACTTGGTGGAAGTTTTTCCCCGTGGTGACTCTGGTGAGTTTTATTATTTACATCTTGAGTTTAGTAGCAATGACCTCGGGCAAAACCCCCGAGCATGTTGAAAAGAATTATTATCAAAAGGATATCGAGTCAAATGCTATTCTTGCGGAGTATGCCAATGCCAACCGCTTAGAAAGTCCAGCAGAATTCAAAGTGGATCATAAGGCGCAGCAATTATCATTTTTAGCGCCAAAAATTACCGAAGGGACCTTGTTGTTTTCGCGTCCTTCAGATAGTAAAGCAGATAAGCAGCTTGAATTCACGGGGCCGATTGAGCTAGCCATGACAGACTTCATTAGCGGTAAATGGAAAGTGGAAGTGCTTTGGACTGATGGCCAGCAAAACTATCGTATTCGTAAAGATTTCTTCGTGGAGTAA
- a CDS encoding PAS domain-containing sensor histidine kinase, with protein MEDKSKRLENLSQALNASTIVAYTDPDGIIIDVNRRFCEVSGYSREELIGKTHQIIRSGYHHKEFFTSLWTTIKEGGIWKGEVCNRKKNGEIYWVDTTIIPFKDDSGKIYRFMAIRHEITNLKNALKDLYQSETQLSAIFNSSVDGLVLLDENQKIEKVNSAAARILSICPMASKGLDFNSFVSLSNKAKHSNSYAEVKAYDSTGRELDLFLQYAPLKLGEREMAVVFIRNISEQKLLEEHMQKLGNELDVQTLFNQRLSALASMAGGIAHELNQPLSGIRVYADMITDHLESEQELTKEFMHQTMSKVVGLVDRAADIIQHMREFSAEKKEDFNENCDLHKTLERALSLIGQQLQSSGVQVNVEVDSSHEVCGDTHRLEQVFINLIINARDSIAETGRKYGNISIKSKVHGEVIEVLIEDDGAGIPSEIQAKVFEPFFTSKEPGQGTGLGLPICHGILKDFGAKLSLMGSDQTGTVFKILFKRGKDGQA; from the coding sequence TTGGAAGATAAATCAAAACGACTGGAAAACCTATCTCAGGCATTGAATGCCAGTACGATAGTGGCTTACACTGACCCGGATGGAATCATTATTGATGTAAATCGTCGGTTTTGTGAAGTATCGGGTTATTCTCGCGAAGAGCTAATTGGAAAAACGCATCAAATTATTCGCTCGGGTTACCACCATAAAGAGTTTTTTACATCACTATGGACGACCATTAAAGAAGGCGGAATTTGGAAAGGTGAGGTTTGTAACCGTAAGAAGAATGGTGAAATTTATTGGGTGGATACAACCATTATTCCCTTTAAAGATGATTCCGGAAAAATTTATCGTTTTATGGCAATTCGCCATGAGATTACCAATCTAAAAAATGCACTTAAAGATCTTTATCAAAGTGAAACCCAACTCAGTGCAATATTTAATAGTTCAGTAGATGGCTTAGTTTTATTGGATGAAAATCAAAAAATAGAGAAGGTGAATTCTGCAGCAGCACGGATTTTGAGTATTTGCCCGATGGCATCAAAAGGACTCGACTTTAACTCATTCGTAAGCCTCAGTAATAAAGCCAAGCATTCGAACTCTTATGCCGAGGTTAAAGCCTATGATTCAACAGGTCGTGAACTCGATTTATTTTTACAATATGCACCCTTGAAATTAGGTGAGCGAGAAATGGCAGTGGTCTTTATTCGCAATATTTCTGAACAAAAACTCTTGGAAGAGCACATGCAGAAATTGGGGAATGAACTCGATGTACAGACTCTATTTAATCAAAGGCTTTCAGCTTTGGCCAGTATGGCTGGCGGTATTGCCCATGAATTGAATCAGCCACTCTCAGGTATTCGAGTTTATGCCGATATGATTACGGATCATTTGGAAAGTGAGCAAGAGTTGACCAAAGAATTTATGCATCAAACCATGAGTAAAGTTGTGGGCTTAGTTGATCGTGCGGCAGACATTATTCAGCACATGCGGGAATTCTCTGCAGAGAAAAAAGAAGATTTTAATGAAAATTGTGATCTGCATAAAACTTTAGAGCGCGCACTCAGTTTAATCGGGCAACAACTTCAGAGTAGCGGTGTTCAGGTAAATGTTGAAGTTGATTCGAGCCATGAAGTCTGTGGAGATACCCATAGACTTGAGCAGGTCTTTATTAATCTGATTATTAATGCTCGAGATAGCATTGCCGAAACGGGTCGTAAATATGGGAATATTTCGATTAAAAGTAAAGTCCATGGCGAAGTGATAGAAGTTCTGATTGAAGATGATGGAGCTGGAATCCCAAGTGAGATACAAGCAAAGGTTTTTGAGCCCTTTTTCACGTCCAAAGAACCAGGACAAGGAACGGGTTTAGGTTTGCCAATCTGTCACGGGATTTTAAAAGATTTTGGAGCGAAATTAAGCTTAATGGGTTCTGATCAAACAGGCACAGTTTTTAAAATATTATTTAAACGAGGTAAAGATGGCCAAGCATGA
- a CDS encoding cbb3-type cytochrome c oxidase N-terminal domain-containing protein translates to MTNIPDDDKLMDHDYDGIRELDNDLPTWWLATMIFTIILGGVYVLHYHVFSGGNLMEQAYQRELNNAAQEQQARLADFDSLSPQEQRAQLLLQGQGVFTSKCAICHGPQGQGMVGPNLTDEYFLHGGSLEAIQKIIEVGVADKGMPKWEGQISPREIQGVSQYVYAMKGKKLPGREAQGEKEK, encoded by the coding sequence ATGACTAATATTCCGGATGATGATAAACTCATGGATCATGACTATGACGGGATTCGAGAATTAGATAATGACTTGCCGACTTGGTGGCTTGCCACCATGATCTTCACGATCATCCTTGGAGGAGTTTATGTACTGCATTATCATGTTTTCTCAGGGGGAAACTTGATGGAGCAGGCCTATCAGCGTGAACTCAATAATGCAGCTCAAGAGCAACAGGCTCGGCTCGCGGATTTTGATTCCTTATCACCACAAGAGCAAAGGGCTCAACTCTTACTTCAAGGCCAAGGCGTATTTACTTCAAAGTGCGCTATTTGTCATGGTCCACAAGGCCAAGGCATGGTGGGGCCTAATTTGACCGATGAATACTTCCTTCATGGAGGAAGTCTTGAGGCCATTCAAAAGATTATTGAAGTCGGAGTTGCCGATAAAGGTATGCCTAAATGGGAAGGCCAAATTAGCCCACGAGAAATTCAGGGCGTTAGTCAATATGTTTATGCCATGAAGGGTAAGAAGCTCCCGGGAAGAGAAGCCCAAGGGGAAAAAGAGAAATAA
- a CDS encoding sulfite exporter TauE/SafE family protein encodes MTTILSSFILGLAVSLHCAGMCGPLMCAKFSNGNKFVASHFCSLQLGRLTTYGILGLIIALTSKMISLGLYQNRISVITGLLILVVYFAPMKIKRRVMSHFPQTKWNKKLRQSFGKLMGSQSLGGNYALGILNGLLPCGVVYVALGASLTAESPIHGVLMMVAFGLGNIPVLLMSAGAGRLIANPRVRAMTIPLAVLMTGSLLILRGMDLGIPYVSPHLEQETGKVASCCEH; translated from the coding sequence ATGACGACAATTCTAAGCTCATTTATTCTAGGACTAGCCGTGAGTCTGCATTGTGCAGGTATGTGTGGGCCCTTGATGTGTGCAAAATTTTCGAATGGCAATAAATTTGTCGCTAGTCACTTTTGTAGCTTACAACTGGGACGTTTGACGACTTATGGCATTCTGGGATTGATCATTGCACTGACCTCAAAAATGATTAGCTTAGGTCTTTATCAAAATCGAATTTCGGTGATTACGGGTTTATTAATATTAGTAGTTTATTTTGCCCCTATGAAAATCAAACGCCGTGTGATGAGCCACTTTCCACAAACAAAATGGAATAAGAAATTACGTCAATCGTTTGGGAAATTAATGGGAAGCCAAAGTTTAGGTGGAAATTATGCCTTGGGAATCCTTAATGGCTTATTACCCTGTGGAGTGGTTTACGTGGCACTGGGAGCAAGCCTAACAGCAGAGTCTCCCATTCATGGAGTATTAATGATGGTGGCTTTTGGTTTAGGGAATATCCCGGTCTTACTGATGAGTGCAGGAGCCGGTAGATTGATCGCAAATCCTCGCGTTAGGGCAATGACCATACCTTTAGCCGTATTAATGACAGGAAGTTTATTGATTTTACGAGGAATGGATTTGGGCATTCCCTATGTGAGTCCACATTTAGAACAAGAAACTGGCAAAGTGGCCAGCTGCTGCGAACACTAA
- the ccoG gene encoding cytochrome c oxidase accessory protein CcoG, whose amino-acid sequence MNNDSDNFRENLSTADKQGKRLWVYPRKPKGKLYNLRSYLSLFQIVIMVAIPFIKINGRPLFMFNIFDREFVIFGSGFVTRDFPIFALMMIALFIAIALVTAVYGRVFCGWACPQTVFLEMVFRKVEYWIEGDGSAQRKAAKTPLRGKRLLKRLVKLIAFYAISLFISNLFLAYVVGSDQLIELIRTGPSSNIKLFWGVIGFSLVFFFHFTWFREQFCIYLCPYARLQSVLLDNHSQAVAYDYKRGEGRASNRIRKEKVDTKFGDCVDCGLCVQVCPTGIDIRNGFPQLECVNCTACIDACDNIMEANNKPKGLIHHSSINKIETGGKFEFTARVKSYSFLLIALTAVIIVMLFDRSPVDTTFVRPHGSTPIIEGEKSRNLFLIKLVNRTNEDLNLEMRIMENAGMTFIPNGMLTLSGKEVKDVNRILESQEKGQGVGKMQRVKIGIYRGEELLEIKETNYLYPRFIKEKKIK is encoded by the coding sequence ATGAATAATGACTCAGATAATTTTCGGGAAAACCTTTCGACTGCCGACAAGCAGGGGAAGCGCTTATGGGTGTACCCGAGAAAACCAAAAGGTAAGCTCTATAACTTACGTTCTTATCTGAGTCTATTTCAGATTGTCATTATGGTGGCGATCCCCTTCATTAAAATTAATGGCCGTCCTTTATTTATGTTCAATATTTTTGATCGTGAATTTGTGATTTTCGGATCGGGTTTCGTAACTCGAGATTTCCCCATTTTTGCCTTAATGATGATCGCGCTCTTTATTGCCATTGCTTTGGTGACGGCTGTTTATGGCCGTGTTTTTTGCGGTTGGGCTTGCCCACAAACCGTGTTTCTTGAGATGGTGTTCCGTAAAGTGGAGTACTGGATAGAGGGTGATGGTTCGGCACAGCGCAAAGCCGCGAAGACCCCATTAAGGGGTAAACGTTTGTTAAAGCGTCTAGTGAAATTAATTGCTTTTTACGCTATATCTCTTTTTATATCCAATTTGTTCTTAGCCTATGTAGTTGGTAGTGATCAGCTCATTGAACTCATTCGTACCGGTCCGAGTTCAAATATTAAACTATTTTGGGGAGTGATAGGCTTTAGTCTGGTTTTCTTTTTCCATTTCACCTGGTTTAGAGAACAGTTTTGCATTTATCTTTGTCCCTATGCACGCTTACAATCCGTACTCTTGGATAACCATTCTCAGGCAGTTGCTTACGATTATAAACGCGGAGAAGGGCGCGCATCTAATCGCATCCGTAAAGAGAAGGTTGATACCAAATTCGGAGATTGTGTTGATTGTGGTTTATGTGTTCAAGTTTGTCCCACGGGGATTGATATTCGCAATGGCTTTCCTCAGTTGGAATGTGTGAATTGTACGGCCTGTATTGATGCCTGTGACAATATTATGGAAGCCAATAATAAGCCCAAAGGTTTGATCCACCATAGTTCCATCAATAAGATTGAGACTGGGGGAAAGTTTGAATTTACGGCAAGAGTTAAATCCTATAGTTTTTTACTGATTGCTTTAACTGCGGTGATTATCGTGATGTTATTTGATCGCAGTCCCGTTGACACTACATTTGTGCGTCCCCATGGATCGACCCCCATTATAGAAGGGGAAAAATCTCGAAATTTATTTTTGATCAAATTAGTGAATCGAACTAATGAAGATTTGAATTTAGAAATGCGGATAATGGAAAATGCGGGTATGACTTTTATCCCTAATGGGATGCTAACTTTGTCGGGTAAAGAAGTGAAAGATGTCAATCGCATACTGGAAAGTCAAGAAAAAGGTCAGGGTGTCGGTAAAATGCAGCGAGTAAAAATTGGAATTTATCGCGGAGAAGAATTGCTTGAAATCAAAGAAACAAATTACCTCTACCCAAGATTCATAAAGGAGAAAAAAATCAAATGA